ATTTACAAACAATGGCACAagggaagcctggctggctcagtccaaagagcatgtggcttttgatctcagggtcttgagtttgagccccaggctgagcgtagagattacttaacatacatatataaaatttaaatcaactttaaacttttaaaaaaagtcgCACAAGATTGAGGGAAGCCAATGACTACTCATATCCTACCCACCTTCTGCTGCGAGAAAGGTGAGCTCCTAGATACCCAGTTGATTGTTTTTATCTGCCCACTTCCTTCTCATGCCTCCTCTCAGCAAAGTGCCAGACCCCTGGGCGTCAAAACCGCGTTGCACCATGCACAGAAATGGGTCTTTGCAGTGGAAACCATGAGGTCTCCtgccctgtctcttcctccaagTCCACCATTTGGTGACCACAGAATCAGCGCATCCTCACGAACTATAGGAAAGGGGCAGTCAGAAAATGTCAACGCTCTAGAGCGCAAGAGCCTTTGTTTTGCTAAGTGCACAAGTTCCGGATGTGGGCACggatggggcttgaaccctggtTTTTGAAACAGAGTGAAACGCAAGATAAAGAtccaggaggagaggagaaaaaaattttcttgcTTCTGAGCCCCTCCCAAACCCGATTCCCTTACAAGTTACTCAACGTCCAGTGTAGGGAAAGTCAGCCACTCTTCCCAAAGCTCTGCCCCTGGGAACTCCACGAAGCCCCACCCCCAAACCGCAGGTTGTGGGTGGTTGTTTTCAACTGGGCAGGAGCTAGAGTAAGCTGTTAGCGGTAGATTGTTTAATCTTAGCCGAACCGCCTTGCTTTACAAGTAAGGAAACTAAGCCCCAATTAGTTCCAATTAAGTTCCACAGAGCGAATCACAGGCAGATCTAGACCCTTAGAATCTACCCGTTCACCTCTACTTCCCCGTCCCAGCTACCTGTTACCATGGTGATGAGATTAGGTTCCGGCTGAGGCTCGGACTCTGGTCTCAGGAAGCTGGAGAGACTTAAGATCGGGCTGGACACGCTGACCATGAGCCAAGTCCCATCCAGGGCCCGAGGGCAGCTCTGCTCCGGGGTCAAGCCACTGGCCCAATTCGCTGAGGCAGGGAGCGGGAGGTAGCGGCTCATCTCGCAGTGTGGCGCAGGGGCGTCCGAGGGGTACCGCCTGAAGGCAGCCTGCAGGGCTCCCGCGGGGTCTGTGAGCGCGGACAAGGGAATTGCTGCTGTAGTCACCACCAGGAACGCGACGGGGAGGGCAGCGTCCAGGGAATTCCAAATGCACAAACTACCCAGTAGTGAGAGATTTACAGGTAATCCAGGCTCATTttaaaggggaaactgaggcctgaggtCACAGTGCGACCTAAAGAGGAGGGGGTTTCGGTGGAAGTGGGAGTTGAGGGCGAGTCCGGGATGACTCACCGCGCACTTTGAGGTAGAGCTCGGGTTCGAGGTCCGGCCGGGGAGGTAGTCTCCCTGGGCCCTGGCGCAGCAGCAGTGCGGCGGGTTTCTTGGTCAGGCGGCCCCCGCCCGCGTCCTCCACCATCCAGCACTCTATCACCGCGGGTCCCGCCGAGACGGCGGTCACCAagcctggaggagaggggcacGAGTGAGGGAGCGGTCCAGAGGTCAGGCGACCCTCGTCCCGCACCCCCAGCGTCTGGCGCGTGGTGGGTCACCTCCCTCCGCCTCTTCCCTGTTCTTGAGCAGAGTCTCGGGGTTCGCTCACCCAAAGCcatggagaggagcagagacaggggcTTCATGGCGCAGCGATCTGCTCAGCTCTGAAACCTCCACTTCTCcctttcactttcattttctttgaaaggcCGGCTGGAGAGTCGCCGGAAATCCCCTCTGGTTGGGTGAGGCCACGTGGGAGGCAGGTGCTTTCCGCACAGGCCAGGCACAGATCCCGGAACACTATCTCCAGTTCTGATCTGGGGAcctcagccccgccccgccccgcccctccctcttGGACCACACAGCACCACCCACTTCCAGAAACCCTCCCCAACCCTAGGCTCCCCCTCGGTGCCCTCCTTCCAGAAACTACTTCCTAGAGAACCGTTACTCCGCTTTCCccaacctgctttggatccccagCAAACACATAGGGGCTGTTGGCAAGCCAAGTGaaatgaccaataaatattttaatcaccattttaaaaaaaataagatttaaaataaaaaccttgtaTTCTTACGATTTATATTCCCTCCTTGTCTTCACTCCCTCCTCAATGAGAATCCAGTTGGAGGTCCCCCAAGGAGAGATAGGAGGGATTAGGGTGGAAATAAAGGGCACGTCCTTAGCGGGGTGGGGTAGGTTCTAGGACAAGGGTGGGGCTCAAAACCTGGTCCCCACAACAACACAAACACAGACTTCAGGTACAGACTACAACCACCTGACCCTTGACCCTGTGACTCCAGGATGCTCCAtagcccctttccctccccccaccaccataTGCGCCCTAGTCTGGAGCTGAGGGAAAGGAAGGACTTAGTTCCAGGGATACTttgtgggagaggggctgagggatggAATGGGGTGGCCGATGGTGCAACATTGTTCCCCCTCCAAAATATATACAAGTCCGGTAGAGATAAGGAAGACAGTAAGCGTGGTGGGAGATCACCTGAGGGCCACAGCGCCCCTGGCTGGTGCTCCCGGTTTCCTCTTCCCCGAAAGCTGCCTCCAGGAGCCCCCCCCTTCAGtttgttcctcctcctccaccaaaGCCCATCTCCACCTTGTGGACACTGGGTGGGGACCAGACCCTTCGGCTGGACTGGGGTGTGGCCCCACTCGCCTCGTCGCCGCTGCCCCCACCCACTCCAGGAGACTCTCTCTTGGGCGGCAGGGCTGGCCCAGCGGGCCCTCCGGGTCCGGGTCCGCCCCCGCCCAGGCGGTGCCGGCGCTCACAGTGTCCCCGGTGGCGCATGAAGCTGTCTCGCCACATGAACTTCTTGGCACAGACGCCACACTCGTAGGGTTTGAGACCTGTGTGTGTCTTCATGTGCTCGGTCAGGTGGTGCTTCATCTTAAACTTTTTGTTGCACACGGGGCAGTCAAAGGGCCGCAGGTTGAGGTGCATGTTCACATGCCGATCTCGCATGCTTTTGTGGGAGAAGGCCTTCCCACAGTGGCACAAAAAGATCTTATTCCCATCCCCACTGCCTGCCCCTCCAGGGGTCCCCCCAGCACCACCCGGCAtgcccaggctccctgctgaggtGCCCCCCAGGGTCACCGCCCCGTGTTCAGCTTGGTTCCCTGGTGGCTGGCCTGGGGCctgtgaggaggaagaggaggatgaagaCGATGGGAAGACCAGGATCTGGTTGCCCTGCATGTCCAAGGGAAGCAGGGGCCtcggagggtgggagggggcataGGAGGAAGGGGTTGGCCCCCCAGAATCATCAAGCCCCGCCCCAGGACCCCCACCCTCATAGGAGCCAAAGTCATTGGAGGACTCACAGAAATTgacctgctcctctcccttgtccggtggctcagtcagggtcCGGACATCACTTATGCTAAGGGTAGCCTCTGGTCCTCCAGCCTCGGGAACCCTGGAGCCACCCCCAAGCTCTTCATCTTCATCATCCTCACAGGTCAACACCaggtcttcctcctcctcatcctcttccAGATCTGGGTCTTGGGGAACGAGGGGTGCCGGTGCTGGGCTATTTCCACCCCGCTTCACATATACCCAGTGTTTCTGTGGCATGATGCTGGGGGGTGCATAGGTGGGCCGCCGGAGCCCACCCCCAGGGACCACAGCACCTCTCCCATCCCCATCATCGCAGAGCTCATCTGCCTCCAGCAGCAGCTTCCCAGAGGTAGCCCCGCCACTGCCAACCACAGGGGCTGGGAATACAGGGCCACCTCCTCGACGTTCCCCACTGCCCACTGCAGAAGCTGCAAATGCCTCTTGGGAAGAAGATGAGAAATCAGTGGACTCTCGGGGGCTGAAGTAGTTGCTGCTGCTGGGGGACTGATTCTCACTGGCTCGGCTGGAGGCATGGGAGCGCACAGAGCCCATGGTGGCAGGGGCCACAGTGGCCCCACTCCCCGATGGGACCCCAGCACCAGGGACAGTGGCAGAAGTGGCAGCagcagtggtgatggtggtggtggtggctgaggCCCGGCCTTCGCGGAGGAGTTCAGTGCACTTATCCACGATGTGCCACATTTGGAGCACCGACCCCACTGTGAGGAAGTTGACAATGTCAGCAGCAGCCATGCTGAGGCGACCAGTGTAAGCGGAAGCCAAGACAGTCTCGAAGGCGCCCGGGTCCATGACgctgggcagagagatggaggtCATGCCCTTGAGTAAAACCTGGTCGTGGAAGTaaggggaggaggcagccagGACAGCACGATGAGCCCTGAACTCCCGGCCCTGCACTCGGATGGACACATCGCAGAGCTGGCCCTGTAGCCGCTGCTGATTGAGGGACTCCAGAAGGGCACTGGTCACCTCAGGGAAGGACACGTGGACCACTGCAGCTGCAGgcaggggcagtgggggtggggccagtGACAGAGGCAGGGGGAGTGCTGCCCcactgggagagagaggagatggcTCCATGGCGTGGAGGGAGGGGGTACCCCCCCAGCCACAGGaacaagggaaggaggagggcggCCGGGGGGGTctctgggaagaaaaagagagaagaatgatAACATCTCATAATAACACAGCCCTTCCCTCTACAGTTTAAAAACATGTTCATACCCTTTATCCGAGTAATTCCCCACAACACTGTAAGGTAGGTATTCCTCTCaaccccatttgacagatgaggaaactgaggctcggaaaGATTACGAGattatccaaggtcacagagccagtaagtggcagTGCCAGGAAACACAGATGTCCTGACTCCTAATCCAGTGCTCTTTCCTTGGAGATTAGAGAAATAAGGTGTTCTTGGGGAGTGGGGTGCCTCCCCTCGGAATTTCCCATTTGCCTGAAAGCCTGAATTTCCAAAATTTACCTTACTGGTATTTTGCAACCTTTTCTTAGGAGGGGGGCAAGTCTGTTCCTGTACCGAAAaccatccctccctccatgtctttttaggctatgccctcccccccccccccccccagctctgtcGGGAGCAAGGGCCCCTTTGCCCCTCAGCTTACCTCTAGCCCCGCCCCTTCAAGGCACGCCCCTTGGCCCTTTCGGCCCCGCCTCTTCAAGGCCCACCCCCGTGGCCCTCTCGGCCCCGCCCCTTGCCTACCCCCGCCCACACAGGACCCCGCCCCCCTCTGCTCCGCCCCAAGCGCTACTTCGACCTCCTCTCCCACCCGGAAGGCGCCCCCCAACCCCGCGCGTCCCCGCTTACCGGGCCGCGCGCCCCCgggcccccccgcccctcactcGGCGGCCAGAGCCGCAGCCTGGGCCCCTCCCGCCGCCATCTTGCGCCGACTCCCTCCGCCCTCCGCCTCCGCTCCGCCTCCCGCCCCTCCGGCTTTAAAGGCACAGACGGGTACCCCGCCCGTGCCTCTGGGCACTACTCGGCCGACTAGACCACTTCTCCTTTAAAGAACAGCCGTCTCATTCCACCTTAAAGGTACCAGGTCTCTTCCGCTGCTGAAAACGCAGGACTTGGTGGTTCGGCCGAAGCGCTCATTCCCCTTTAATTCCGTAAACCTGCCCTTCCCATTGGCGAAGGGGTTTGGCCGTCGCTGCTTAGGCTCCGCCCCTGAGCTGTGGCCATTAGCAGGTTTGCGGGATCTAATCGCCCTGCTCTCCCAGCTTCAGACAGTCCCCCTGAAACCCCGCCCCCTTCCTCCGGGTCTGGATTGGCCAAATAACCTTGAGTCGGCCCCTGATTGGCCTTTTTACTCCAACCGCTCGAAGTGAGAAAGTAAAGCACATTCGGGAGGCtggaacacatttctttttctttttttctttctttcttctttctttttagtgccTGGCAGAGGGCAAGCGGAAGGCCTGAAGCCGAGGGAACTCAAAGAGAGGCAGGCTAAGGACAGGCTACAAAGGACAGCTCCAGGGGTAGTCCAGGCCCAGGCTAACCTTGAACCAGAGAACAGCCGGTGCCAATCGGCTGTGAGAGTagaacaaggaaaaggaaaagacagagataCAATAAGAAAAGAACTTTATTGTTTATTAATGTTTCTGTGTAAAacttaaggttttgttttttgttttttttttttaaagaaacaccacCAAAAGGGGATTAGCCCAATCCCTTCCTCGGTCATCTGTTTCCCACCATCCTCCAAATACTATTCCAAAACATTttggaggcagggagtggggggtaGAGGCAGCTAATCAGAGTCTGAGAGCACGATGATCTCCTCTGGATCGCACTGTGTGGCCACACTCATCTGCagggagtgagagacagagtcagaaagAGACGTCTGGAATATAGGGGtaaaagaagcaaagggaaggaTTTCTCAGAGATTAAAAACTAGGGTTAGAAAAAAGGTCGAGAGAGGATGTGGTGGGTGCAAAATTCAGATGGAGTGCCTGAAACTGAACAGACAATGAAAGACAAGTCAGGAAACAACTGCCTCCCCCTCTTACCTTGTAAGTACCAGGCCGGGAGGGTTGTGAATGGGGGGCTTGGGACAACTGGGCTGGAGATGGGCTACAGAGGGAGCTGGTCACCAGGCCATGGCTAGGAGAGTCCACTCTTGTCGAGGAATCAGCAACTGGGGCCATAGAAGTCAAGGGAGAAGGTGGGCTGGGCAGGGTAGATACCTTCTTCCCATTCTTCTCATGCACTGCCCTTTGCCTTTCTACATAGCTAGGGacagaaacacaaatatgtgGAGGGGTATGAAGAGCCTGAGGCCGGAGGGGAATCATCCAGTCTCTTCCCAGCAGACCCAGTTCCTCAATACTCTCAGAAAGCCCCTTGCAATCTGTCCTtggcctccctcttctcctccttgtCATTGTTACCTGTTTCCTAATGACCCTGCTCCAGTTTGCTTCTCCTTCCGGGATTTCTTGCACGGGGGACAGGAATCTCCCCAGGTGTGAGGAGACACACCTCCATTGAAGGAAGTGGAGGTGACCATGGCTGCTCCATTCTCCAAGACAGTGGTGAGGGGGTCCTCTGATtgcttcctggaagaagaaaCGTCCCTCTCCTCAGGGGAAGGAGTGGTATCCAGGGGCAAGGCTTCGATCTCGAGCTCAAAGAGCTGAGACATGGGGCTCTCTTCCTCCAGGGGTAACTCCTCAAGGTGTTCTCCGTTGCTTTCAGCATCTATGCTGGAGGGGGCCAAGGCGTCTTCTGACAGTGAAGATGGTGACATTATGAGTCCTTTGTTCTGCTGCTCCCCCACAGATTTGCTGATCCCTCTGCTAGATTCCAGGTTTTTTTCAGCAGAGATCTGCTGCAGTGGGGACATAGGGCTCTTGTCTCCATCCTgacctggaaaagaagaaaagaggggagaGGCAGCATGAGAACTAAGGGAAAGAATACTGCTGAgagtgagaggagggagggaagggtctCAAACAGGTGGTTCACATCCAAAAGAGTAGAGGGAACCGACACATGAGGGGACTGTTTCCTTGACAtacctgcttcctcctcctcctcctcctcctcctcctcctcttcatcgtCCCCCTGACCTTCCTGCATCTGTTCGAGATCCTCCTCTTCTTCAGAATCTGtggcctcctcctcttcttcttcctcttcttcctcttcttcctcctcttcctcttcctcatcactTTCCTCATCTTCTTCGTCATCTGTCTCAGCCTTGGAGGTGGTAGGGCATTCCTGGGACACCATTCCACTAGGGCCCTGGGGGACAAAGGAATTTCTCTAAGGAATCCCTTGTCCCAGAGGGTCTGGTTCTCGGGTTCCTTCTGCACTTTTCCCAGTCAGTCACCCTAAACTCCCTGCTAGCTAGTGCAGGGGAAGGACAAGGTCTGTCTGAAGGGTTTATCCCTTCCATACCTCACCAGAATCCAAGGAGGCTTTGGGGGAGTCTGCAGAGTGGGAAGAGGTGGCTTGGGGAAGCCGAgcccttctcttctgtctctcgcCCTCCTCACTCTTGTCTTGCATCATTGCATATTTGGAGATGACCTCATCCAGCCGGCTCATAGCCAAGCTCCGGTTTTCTCGCAGGCGCCGGGCTAGGGCGGGATCTGACAGTGCAGGGTCAATGCCTACGTGGGAAGATATAAAGTCAGAGTACTCAGCCCAAACCCTAGAAGAAGGGACAAGAGAGATCCCCCCTCCACCAAACATCTGACATATAAGGGTTGTTGACAGGCATCTCACTAATCCCTACCTGGCCTATAGTCATCTGTGAGGTGACAGC
The sequence above is a segment of the Prionailurus bengalensis isolate Pbe53 chromosome B2, Fcat_Pben_1.1_paternal_pri, whole genome shotgun sequence genome. Coding sequences within it:
- the ZBTB22 gene encoding zinc finger and BTB domain-containing protein 22, coding for MEPSPLSPSGAALPLPLSLAPPPLPLPAAAVVHVSFPEVTSALLESLNQQRLQGQLCDVSIRVQGREFRAHRAVLAASSPYFHDQVLLKGMTSISLPSVMDPGAFETVLASAYTGRLSMAAADIVNFLTVGSVLQMWHIVDKCTELLREGRASATTTTITTAAATSATVPGAGVPSGSGATVAPATMGSVRSHASSRASENQSPSSSNYFSPRESTDFSSSSQEAFAASAVGSGERRGGGPVFPAPVVGSGGATSGKLLLEADELCDDGDGRGAVVPGGGLRRPTYAPPSIMPQKHWVYVKRGGNSPAPAPLVPQDPDLEEDEEEEDLVLTCEDDEDEELGGGSRVPEAGGPEATLSISDVRTLTEPPDKGEEQVNFCESSNDFGSYEGGGPGAGLDDSGGPTPSSYAPSHPPRPLLPLDMQGNQILVFPSSSSSSSSSQAPGQPPGNQAEHGAVTLGGTSAGSLGMPGGAGGTPGGAGSGDGNKIFLCHCGKAFSHKSMRDRHVNMHLNLRPFDCPVCNKKFKMKHHLTEHMKTHTGLKPYECGVCAKKFMWRDSFMRHRGHCERRHRLGGGGPGPGGPAGPALPPKRESPGVGGGSGDEASGATPQSSRRVWSPPSVHKVEMGFGGGGGTN
- the DAXX gene encoding death domain-associated protein 6, whose product is MATANSIIVLDDDDEDEAAAQPGPSHPPPNPASPRPEAPGSSQPHGAGGSSSSGGKKCYKLENEKLFEEFLELCKTQTADHPEVVPFLYNRQQRAHSLFLASAEFCNILSRVLSRAQSRPAKLYVYINELCTVLKAHSAKKKLNLAPAATTSSEPSGNNPPTDPSSDPTNAETTASEAPRTRGSRRQIQRLEQLLALYVAEIRRLQEKELDLSELDDPDSTYLQEARLKRKLIRLFGRLCELKDCSSLTGRVIEQRIPYRGTRYPEVNRRIERLINKPGPDTFPDYGDVLRAVEKAAARHSLGLPRQQLQLMAQDAFRDVGIRLQERRHLDLIYNFGCHLTDDYRPGIDPALSDPALARRLRENRSLAMSRLDEVISKYAMMQDKSEEGERQKRRARLPQATSSHSADSPKASLDSGEGPSGMVSQECPTTSKAETDDEEDEESDEEEEEEEEEEEEEEEEEEATDSEEEEDLEQMQEGQGDDEEEEEEEEEEEEAGQDGDKSPMSPLQQISAEKNLESSRGISKSVGEQQNKGLIMSPSSLSEDALAPSSIDAESNGEHLEELPLEEESPMSQLFELEIEALPLDTTPSPEERDVSSSRKQSEDPLTTVLENGAAMVTSTSFNGGVSPHTWGDSCPPCKKSRKEKQTGAGSLGNSYVERQRAVHEKNGKKVSTLPSPPSPLTSMAPVADSSTRVDSPSHGLVTSSLCSPSPAQLSQAPHSQPSRPGTYKMSVATQCDPEEIIVLSDSD